Proteins encoded together in one Drosophila albomicans strain 15112-1751.03 chromosome 2R, ASM965048v2, whole genome shotgun sequence window:
- the LOC117576500 gene encoding uncharacterized protein LOC117576500, with the protein MKSAMRKRNSRFNSDTQQLSNGEDGGNDLSLLQRPLRTAHTGFEEARRAYENGTSEVRRLLSEECSLIYECHVCRNMFRSLANFISHKRVFCCISARITSHNAGYTDQNSTMIIQPTSSQDMEHMLRSRSTGCSPVPREIRPMRGSMRDLSGVIERLRREKAPPAASIADAPVLQLEAMTNSNQAVYQTIKLERDDDSIKTEVNEVHHMLDPEQRTVVGPDGKAVTSSDTVETPEQSISDEAETNVFCEICNLTFQTHKTLELHIQKHHSSSAFVFQCPACSLTFLQAAAVIRHLSKDHKKPTRRIRMMRNTILKRRMQQGDVQAKGPNRELKRLQLSDDVVGQPVEQRDANGEQRKIMSLCIYCEKSFERRAALSTHLLNCRAKQEALAKPAPAVKKLKVNSNTASNLDSVEERQSTAASPVDMQSIIDPKELNEMFADLAEQNGSYVPTLQTVSLDKLQLPHESDSSSDEGEAEGEDNDNSEEEHEEQPSIETEVDESESKPKMKKKRNVPIEKQLRCRCKICHKQFNALGNLRRHISMFHYRARRFGCTICDYRAFRRYDIVNHLGFTHKIEGDRDKLTEQYVATHECEYSRDDVDGDIVLLDKEQSLDAAGVEPTAEPKPAPKTYEKRSKRLKTNTELSVETAPSSPVAVAASVAVKEEPEEEPLSKKRRKSRTQVSPDSGERSFEKRPIRKRVKAVNKDFVYDLVSFKADPSGAPASAAAAAVDSMRAKLRRPTGNAAAAAAVEETKPKQWEAYITEEKKPFVQGITRRIMLELVSQGRAVSSTLPELPAERPQIRPRLISHTRSDCGQQQQPPQFVTDVANNSGESFIEKIAKRTISSLWNKVNNSIAQQQKPEMATESGDVVEAAPKAEAETEALLEMERQTQAEKKTETDDLHKTPNGKQSCSQQTPPSPPRKQSNVAALNSLSTSAIVDAVTSPPPPDSAPLPVVECSSSNNSNSGLPTMALAGATGVGTAATGTGTAGLFPTLPKPPSVLQAAANGTIQLTLDSLLRAALQN; encoded by the exons ATGAAGAGCGCAATGAGGAAGCGTAACTCGCGCTTCAACTCGGATACACAACAGTTAAGCAATGGCGAGGACGGTGGCAATGACTTGAGTTTGTTGCAGCGACCGCTGCGAACAGCTCACACGGGTTTCGAAGAAGCGCGCCGCGCCTATGAGAACGGAACAAGTGAG GTGCGTCGACTGCTGAGCGAGGAGTGCAGCCTCATCTACGAGTGCCATGTGTGCCGCAACATGTTCCGCAGTTTGGCCAATTTCATCAGCCACAAGCGGGTTTTCTGCTGTATCAGCGCCCGCATCACGAGCCACAACGCCGGCTACACA GATCAGAACTCCACGATGATAATTCAACCTACAAGCTCACAGGACATGGAGCACATGCTGCGGAGTCGCAGCACAGGATGCTCGCCGGTCCCACGCGAGATTCGACCCATGCGTGGTAGCATGCGAGATCTGAGTGGGGTCATCGAGCGATTGCGCCGCGAAAAGGCGCCGCCAGCTGCTTCTATTGCTGATGCCCCAGTGCTTCAACTGGAGGCCATGACAAACTCCAATCAAGCAGTGTACCAGACGATCAAGCTGGAGCGCGACGACGATAGCATCAAGACGGAGGTGAACGAGGTGCATCACATGCTCGATCCTGAGCAACGCACCGTTGTGGGACCCGATGGCAAAGCGGTGACGAGCAGCGACACCGTCGAGACACCAGAGCAGTCGATTAGCGACGAGGCCGAGACAAATGTCTTCTGTGAAATAT GCAACTTGACGTTCCAGACACACAAAACGCTGGAGCTGCACATTCAGAAGCATCATTCGTCGTCAGCGTTTGTTTTTCAGTGTCCGGCTTGTTCACTTACTTTTCTGCAGGCAGCCGCCGTGATACGACATCTCTCCAAGGATCACAA AAAACCAACGCGACGCATTCGCATGATGAGAAACACAATCCTCAAGCGGCGCATGCAGCAGGGCGATGTTCAGGCCAAGGGCCCCAATCGCGAGCTGAAGCGTCTGCAGCTCTCCGACGATGTTGTGGGGCAGCCTGTTGAGCAGCGCGACGCGAATGGCGAGCAACGCAAGATCATGTCACTCTGCATCTACTGTGAGAAGTCTTTCGAGCGCCGCGCTGCGTTGTCCACGCATCTGCTCAACTGTCGGGCAAAGCAAGAGGCGTTGGCCAAGCCAGCGCCTGCCGTCAAGAAGCTAAAGGTCAATTCAAACACTGCTAGTAATCTGGACAGTGTAGAGGAGCGTCAGTCGACTGCAGCGAGTCCAGTTGACATGCAAAGCATCATCGACCCCAAAGAgctaaatgaaatgtttgccGATCTCGCCGAGCAGAATGGCAGCTATGTGCCTACTCTGCAGACCGTGTCGTTGGACAAGTTGCAGCTGCCGCACGAGAGCGACTCGAGCAGCGACGAGGGTGAGGCGGAAGGcgaggacaacgacaacagtgAGGAGGAGCATGAGGAGCAGCCCAGCATTGAAACTGAGGTGGACGAATCCGAGTCGAAGCCAAAGATGAAGAAGAAACGTAATGTGCCCATCGAGAAGCAGCTGCGTTGTCGCTGCAAAATCTGCCACAAGCAGTTCAATGCCCTCGGTAATCTGCGTCGCCACATTTCCATGTTTCATTATCGCGCTCGTCGATTCGGTTGCACCATTTGTGACTATCGCGCCTTTCGTCGCTACGACATTGTCAATCATCTCGGCTTCACGCACAAAATCGAGGGCGATCGCGACAAGCTCACAGAGCAATATGTGGCTACACATGAATGCGAGTATTCGCGGGACGATGTCGACGGTGACATTGTGCTGCTAGACAAGGAACAGTCGCTAGATGCCGCTGGAGTCGAGCCCACAGCTGAACCGAAGCCTGCGCCGAAGACTTACGAAAAGCGCTCGAAGCGCTTGAAGACCAACACGGAGTTATCAGTGGAAACAGCACCTTCGTCacccgttgctgttgccgctagCGTTGCGGTCAAGGAGGAACCGGAGGAGGAGCCGCTATCCAAAAAGCGTCGTAAGTCGCGTACACAAGTTTCGCCGGATTCCGGGGAGCGCAGTTTCGAGAAGCGTCCCATTCGCAAGCGCGTGAAAGCGGTTAACAAGGACTTTGTCTATGATCTTGTCAGTTTCAAGGCTGATCCTTCTGGAGCACCAGcctcagctgcagctgcagccgtCGACTCGATGCGCGCCAAACTTCGACGGCCCACAGGAAATGCAGCCGCAGCTGCCGCAGTGGAAGAGACGAAGCCAAAGCAATGGGAAGCTTACATTACTGAGGAGAAGAAACCATTTGTGCAGGGCATAACACGTCGCATCATGTTGGAACTGGTAAGCCAAGGCAGAGCCGTCTCCTCCACGCTGCCCGAGTTGCCCGCGGAGCGACCTCAAATCCGACCACGTCTCATCTCGCACACGCGCAGCGATTGtggtcagcagcagcagccgccacaGTTTGTGACGGATGTGGCAAACAACAGTGGCGAGAGCTTCATCGAGAAGATTGCCAAGCGGACCATTAGCAGCCTCTGGAACAAGGTAAACAACAGCATAGCGCAACAACAGAAGCCGGAAATGGCAACGGAGAGCGGCGATGTCGTCGAAGCTGCGCCCAAGGCGgaagcggaaacggaagccTTGCTGGAGATGGAGAGGCAAACGCAGGCGGAAAAGAAGACGGAGACGGATGATCTGCACAAGACGCCTAATGGCAAGCAGAGCTGCAGCCAACAAACGCCTCCATCTCCGCCCCGCAAGCAAAGCAATGTCGCCGCCTTGAACTCGTTGAGCACGTCCGCCATTGTGGACGCGGTCACGTCGCCGCCACCCCCAGATTCAGCCCCACTTCCAGTTGTCGAATgctccagcagcaacaatagcaacagcggGTTGCCGACTATGGCCCTGGCGGGGGCAACAGGCGTTGGAACGGCGGCAACAGGAACAGGAACAGCCGGACTATTTCCGACATTACCTAAGCCACCATCCGTTCTGCAAGCAGCTGCCAATGGAACCATTCAACTCACCCTGGACAGCCTGCTACGTGCCGCGTTGCAGAACTGA